TTGTGCGGCATCTGGATGTTCTTCACCCAGCAGCTTGCACCTGAGTGCCAAAGCTTGGATGTAAAGGGGTTCGGCTTCGCTGTATCTGCCTTGGGAACGGTAGAGTGCCGCTAGGTTGTTGAGACTAGTTGCGACATCTGGATGTTCTTCACCCAGCAGCTTGCGCCAGAGTGCCAAAGCTTGGATGTAAAGGGGTTCGGCTTCGCTGTATCTGCCTTGGGAGCCGTAGAGTGCCGCTAGGTTGTTGAGACTAAGTGCGACATCTGGATGTTCTTCACCCAGCAGCTTGCGCCAGAGTGCCAAAGCTTGGATGTAAATGGGTTCGGCTTCGCTGTATCTGCCTTGGGAGTCGTAGAGATACGCTAGGTTGTTGAGACTAGTTGCGACATCTGGATGTTCTTCACCCAGCAGCTTGCGCCTGAGTGCCAAAGCTTGGATGTAAATGGGTTCGGCTTCGCTGTATCTGCCTTGGGAGTCGTAGAGATACGCTAGGTTGTTGAGACTAGTTGCGACATCTGGATGTTCTTCACCCAGCAGCTTGCGCCTGAGTGCCAAAGCTTGGATGTAAATGGGTTCGGCTTCGCTGTATCTGCCTTGGGAGTCGTAGAGATACGCTAGGTTGTTGAGACTAGTTGCGACATCTGGATGTTCTTCACCCAGCAGCTTGCGCCTGAGTGCCAAAGCTTGGATGTAAATGGGTTCGGCTTCGCTGTATCTGCCTTGGGAGTAGTAGAGTCCCGCTAGGTTGTTGAGACTAAGTGCGACATCTGGATGTTCTTCACCCAGCAGCTTGCACCTGAGTGCCAAAGCTTGGATGTAAAGGGGTTCGGCTTCGCTGTATCTGCCTTGGGAACGGTAGAGTGCCGCTAGGTTGTTGAGACTAGTTGCGACATCTGGATGTTCTTCACCCAGCAGCTTGCGCCTGAGTGCCAAAGCTTGGATACAAAGAGGTTCAGCTTCGCTGTATCTGCCTTGGGAGTAGTAGAGATACGCTAGGTTGTTGAGACTAGTTGCGACATCTGGATGTTCTTCACCCAAGCGCTTTTTAGTGACTTCTAAACACTGCTCATACCAAGGTAAAGCTTGGCTATATAAACCTTGACCATTATAAAATCTAGCGTTGCCGATGAAAGGCCCAACTAAATCATCATCGCTGACGTATTGAATGAGATGATTCGCTACTTCAGCTATATGAGGAATAGTGGGAGAAACGGCAGTGATTTGCTCAAGGGTAGACGATTCAGGAATATCTTGGGCAACTGCTACCATTACCCGACAAAAAGAAAGCTTTAATTCCTCCCCCTTATCTAAACTTGTAAGCTTATATTGAAAAAACTCCCGTAGCAGTGGATGCAGTTGATAAATTCCCTCACCTTTGCGCTGAACTAAATGCAGATTCAAAAAGCATTCGTCTCTAATTTCTTCTAAATCTTCGGTATCTTCTTCTGGTAAACACTGTTCCACCAACTTCCAAGGTATAGGTGCTGTGGCAAATAAACTCAATAAACAACCCAGTTGCTTATCGCTGTCCTCTAATTCTTGCCAACTCAACTCAAAAGCTGCTAACACACCTCGCTGTGCTGTCATGTCGGTTTCCGACTTAGATTTAGAGAGTGAACGCTCATCTATTCCCTTGTTCTTCAACCGCCGCAACATCTCTGTTAAAGATAAATCTTGTTTCCGCGCCAGATAGCGCCCGACTAATTCCACACCTAAAGGTAAATATCCCAGCCATTTACATAACTGATTTGCTAAAGCTAATTCTCGCTCAATTCGCTCTGGTGTTTCTTTGAGTAAAGACTTTAATAACTCCAGCGCCGCTTCTGGTTGCAGCACATCCAAAGATAACTTTGCAATGCGTCCCAACTTCTGGCGCGTAGTCATCAACACTTTAAACCGAGAAGATGACGACGGTAGATAAGGCTTAACTTGCTCGTAGTTGCTGACATCATCCAGCACCAGCAGCACCTCACCCTCACGCCAATGCCGCCAACAGTATTGCACTTGCGCGAGTAAATCAAAATCTTCTGGCGGCTTTAAATCAAGCTGCGTTCTGGCAAACTGCACAACTTGAATGCCCACATCCCCAGTTTTTGCAAGCAACCAGCAAAGCCCACCGTTGTATGTGTTGCGGTGCTGGATGGCATATTGCAGGGCGAGTTCTGTTTTACCAACTCCACCCATGCCAGAAATAGCTGCGATCGCAACTGGTTTATTATCCTGCATAAGTTGGTGAAGATTTTGCAATTCTTCTTCACGTCCGACAAATTCCACCACCCCACTCAAGGGCAAATTTGGCGGTATTTCAGTAGAGGGATTTGACTTTGCCCGTTCCCGTTCGAGCGACTGTAGTCAATCAGGAGAATTCTGATGGTAATTGATAGTAATTAGGCTATTGTCTACGCCTTGAAAGGTGGGAGCTTTACTATCAATACTTTGAAAACCTTGGCCACCGTAAACATTCTGGACATTTTTACCTTGAACTTTGTCAATATTAATTTCCTGGTGAATTTCTTTAGCAAGGCTTTGAACTTCTTCGCCAAATTGGGGATAGCTGTCCATTTCGACCTGTAGGTAAGCTGCAACAAAGTTTAAATCTTCCTTAGAACCTTGTTCAGCCTTTGTTAAGGCTTCTTGTACTTTCGGTTTACCCTTGAACTGATCCCAAATTTTTTGGCGTAGCAGTTTCAACTTGTCTAAAGTACTTTCGGTTATCTTCTCTACGGTTTTTTCTATAGCCTTAGTGATTACCAAAGTTGCGATCGCAGCTGCTGTCAGTGATACTGGCTCCATAACTTTGCCAAAATATAAGAGATTTTGTTTAGAGGATGTTTTAAAAGAATCTTTTATACTCATAGTTAGCAACGTGAAACATCTCAGTATATGACTAAAGATTTTATTTTGCTGTTATCTATTTAACCCAGTGCATAATAGCAAAATTATATCTTTCAGGACTTCGAAAACATCCTCTTATGTTTTTTAAGTCTACAGTCTCTAAAAAGGTAATGGAGAACCAATAGTAGAAGAAATTATAAAAAAATTAAGGGACGACTTCTATCGGTGAAATCGCCCCTCTCAACTTATAAATAGTGAAATATACTCTATCTGCTTACTCTCGAAGGTTCAACCCACTCATCCCAAGAGCTATCATAGCCATCATAAGTAATTTTATAAAGATCGTTACTAACTTCTAAAACCTGCCCTTTATACCATTTACGTTTCCACAAAATTCTCACTGCATCTCCAACTTCAAATGATGCTCGGAAGCGTTCAGCACCAACCCATTCATTCCAAGAACTATCATAACCTTCATAAGTAATATAGCAATTATCATTATTATTAACCTTAAGTACCGTTGCTGGATACCATTTTTCCTTCCAAAGAACCTCAGCCTTTTGTCCCACAGAACAGGGTGAAGCAGCTAAAGCACCGGGAATCAATGTCCCTACCCAAGTTGCCATGAAGATGGCACCAAACAATACTTTATTTTTCATGATTCTATCCTCAAACAGTAAAACGGAACTTTGATGATTTATAGAAATCTAATTCAAAACTTCCAACCACCTGTTACTATTTTGATGGAATTAAATTAGCGATCGCCTCAGCAAAAATTATGAATTTTCGTTGCTAGTTATGAAGATATCGCATTTAAACTTAATAGCATTTATAAATTTTACTTAGTCGAAAGGCTCAGATCCCCGACTTCTTCAAGAAGTCGGGGATCTAATTAATTATTAGTATTCATACTTAAACTGAATTTTACAGTTTGTTGATATTTTTAAAATTACGGGTTCTAAATCTAATTTCATAAATTCCTAGCAAACCCGATGCTACTAGCAAAGGTAAGAAATAGTAGACTCCCCGATAAGCTAACATTGACCCCAAAATTGCCGCGGCCGAAATTTGGGATGAGAGAATCAGCAAAATTATAGTTTCAAATACACCCAAACCACCGGGTACATTACTAACAACACCTGCAAACATCGCTAACAAATAGATACCCAAAAAATCCAGATAAGACAAAGATATATTACTAGGAAGCACAGCATAAAGAATTGCTGCTGCCAAAATCCAATCAAGACCAGAAATTGCTATCTGAATCAGGGATATCTTAAAATCAGGAAATCGAAATTCTTGCCCACGAATTATTAAAGGTTGTTTAATAAAAATACTTCCTAGCAAATAACCAGCGACTAATAGGAGAAAAATCACGCCGATGGGATGCACAGTCGCAAAAGGTAAATGTAGCTGAGTAGGAATTTTGAGGGGATTGATGAGGAATAAGCAACCTGCAACCGCAAACATCCCCAGCCAAAAAGTAAAATTGGCGAAAGCAATTACTTGTGCGATCGCAACTGCTGACACTCCCCAACTAGCATAAAATCGATAACGGATAGCACTGCCAGTCAGCAAAGCAAAACCTATAGTATTACTAAACGCAGAGCTAATAAAACTGGTTAAAGCAATTTTGTTCCAGTTTAGGGAACGATTAATGTAACTAAAACCCAAAATATCGTACCCAATCATCACTAGATAGCCCAAGGCTGTCAGCCAAATCGCCCAGCTTAAGCGACTTTTGGGAATAGCAGCTAGAGAGTTGAGGATATCACGATAATTATACTCATGCAGTTCGTTAGCGATCGCCCACATGGAAAGCGCCAGCAGCGACAAGCCAAACAGTGTGCTGAAATTCAATTGCAGTTTTTTAAGCATCGTGAAGAAACTTATCCTAACTTATGACTTTTAACTTACAACAAGTCGCAAAGTTTCCATCCTGTTGACACAACATTGACAACTTACTTCCGTAAACTTAATGGTTGCCAGCACAGACTGTCCAATGCCCTGCAAAGATGAACTACAAACAACCAAAAATTCTCTTGCTAGTTTCAGTATTAACCCTAGTTAGCTGTAATTTATCCCAAAATGTCGTAGCAAAACCACCTCTACAGCAAGATTTAAAAACAACGCTTTCCGTTCTTCCAACCAAGTCTAATACTGGCGACTCAGCTACTCACTTAACCTACAAAATTGAAACCTACGATAGTCAATTAATGGGTGCAAATCGCACTTATGGCGTTTCTTTACCCCCTGGCTATGAACAAAACCCAAAACAAAGATATCCTGTAATCTTTCTCCTCCACGGTGGACATGGTAATCCCAGTGATTGGTTTATTCAAGGCAAGGGACAAGCTCTCAAGACTGTGGAACAACTTTATGCTACAGGTAAGCTACCACCTAGCATTATTATCACACCAGATGGCAACGACAAACGTGGCTCTAGTCCCTACCGAGATCCCGAATATATTGATGGCCCTAACGGTAAAGTCTCCACAGCCGTGGGTGATGAGTTAGTAAAAGTCGTGCAAAGTCGTTATCGTACAGTAACTAATCCAGATTTTTGGGCAATAGGTGGTTTATCTTCTGGTGCTTGGGGTGCAATGAATGTCGGGTTACATAATGTGAATCATTTCTCAATTTTATTTAGTCATAGTGGTTATTTTAAAGATAAAAGCGGCCCAACAAATAGCCCGATAATTTATATCAAAAGCATTCCCACACCAACTACAAAAAGATTGCGAATTTACTTAGATTCAGGCAAAGCAGATATTGAAGAAATCGATGAAGCTAAAAATTTCTCTCAAGTACTAAATAACCTCAAAATTTATAATTTATTTCGTCAATTTCCTGGCAGCCACACTTGGCAATACTGGCGGGAACATTTAGCCGATTCTTTGACGTTTGTGGGCGAACAATTTAAATCTGCTGAAATGGCAAGTATGGCTCGTAATGTGGGTGTGAATAATAAAAACCCTTAGCGATCGCCAGGATAAATAATACTATTTTGTAAATCCGTTGATATTTAAATATCACTGTGGAAAACTCTACTGCCATTCTTAAGCAGATTCACTATAGTAAGTTCGGACGGAGGTGATTTTTCTAACTATAAAAAATATGAAAATTTCTAAATTGTTAATTAGTTTGCTAGGAGCGATCGCACTTCTCACTACTGCTGGTTATTATTATGTATTTATCTTAGGTGCGCCGCAACTAGACCCACCCCAAAGAGTGGCAAAGACTGGGCTAAAGTTTCAATTAGCAACCTTCAACTCGCAAGCGATGGGTGCAGTCCGCAAGTATGGCGTGATTTTGCCGCCTGATTATGATAAAAATCAGCAAAAGCGCTACCCGGTGATATTCTTATTGCACGGTGGTCATGATGATGCTCGTGCTTATGCTGATAAGTATGCAGTCTTAGATGTACTACATGAACTTTATCAAAATGGAAAATTACCACCATCAATTGTGATTACACCTGATGGTAATGATAATCGTGGTTCCAGTCCTTTTTACGATCCTGATTACTTTGATGGCCCGAATGGCAAAATAGGGACTTTAATTGGTTCTGAATTAGTGCAAGTTATCAAGTCTCGCTACCGCACTTTAGAAGAACCTCAGTTTTGGGCGCTGGGAGGTCTATCTTCTGGGGGATGGGGAGCATTTAATATAGGGTTACGCTATCTTAACAACTTCCACATTCTGTTTAGCCATAGCGGTTACTTTACCGATAATAGCGGTTCACAAAATAGTCCTCAACAAATTGTGCAACAGCTACCGCTTCAAGATAGGAAGCGATTGCATATTTACTTGGATGCAGGTTTAAATGATACTAATTTATTGGCTTCTACCAAAGCCTTCAACGAAACCTTAAATAAATTAGGCATTGCTCACGTATTTTATGCGTTTCCAGGAGGTCACGGTTTGTCTGGTGCTGACATAGGCTGGAACTACTTCCACAAACACATTAAAGATTCGCTCTCGTATGTAGGGGAACAATTTAAAAAGTTAGGAGTTAAAAGTTAGGAGTTAAGAGTTAAGAGTTTTAACACCAAAACTAATGACAAATGACAAATGACAAATGACTAATAACAAATGACTAATAATTTAAAAACTCAGATTGGACTTTGGAGTGCAGCTTTCCTGACTGGTTTAGTGGGAGTAGTGAATTTGTTGTCAGCAGTGACCCCTAACTTGTATGGGCGGAATCACTGGTTAAAGGAATTTTTGCCATTTGAAATTCGTGCCACGGGTCATATATTTGCAGCGCTGACTGGGTTTGTTTTACTTGCACTTGCTACTAATTTATTACGCAGAAAAAGAATTGCCTGGTTATTAACCATTGCTTTACTAGTAATTTCCATTTTCAGCCATTTGCTCAAGGGATTGGACTATGAAGAAAGTCTCCTCTCTGGAGTTTTACTGGTGCAATTAATCTTGATGCGCCATTTTTTCACGGCACAATCAGATCGTCCTTCAATTGCACGCGGAGTTAGAGTGCTGATAGGTGCTTTACTATTTACCCTGGCATACGGAACTATCGGATTTTACTTATTAGACGGCAAATTTTCTGAAAATTTTAATTGGGGTGAAGCTGTACTTCAGACTTTAGCGATGTTCTTCACTGAGGATAATTGGGGACTGCAACCAAAGAGCCGATTTGGAGAATTTTTTGCTAATTCGATCTATATTATTGCCGCAGTTACTATTACCTATGCAATAGTAATGTTATTGCAACCTGTATTTTGGCGTAATCTAGCAACGCCAAAAGAGCGCCAAAGAGCTAAAGAAATTGTCGAGCAATATGGACATTCTTCTTTAGCAGCGATCGCACTCTTAAATGACAAGAGTTATTATTTTAGCCCTACTGGTAATAGTGTAATAGCTTATGTTCCCAAAGGCAGGGGTGCGATCGCATTAGGAGATCCCATCGGCCCCATTGAAGACCGCCAAGAGACAATTGTTGCTTTCTGGCAGTTTTGCCAGCGCAATGACTGGTATCCGGGCTTTTACCAAACTTTGCCTGATGATGTTGAGCTTTACAAATCATTGGGATTTAAGGTACTCAAGATTGGAGAAGAAGCGATCGTTGACCTAAAAAGTTTTACATTACAAGGTAAAGCCGGTAAAAACTTTAGACCATCAATAAATCGTTTAACTAAACTGGGATACCAAATCGAGTTTTACCAACCACCCATTGCTGATACTTTGTTGCACCTCCTCAAACCTGTGAGTGATGAATGGCTAAAGATGGTACAAGGTTCAGAAAAACAATTTTCTTTGGGTTGGTTTGACGAAGCTTATCTGCGAGAGTGCGAGATTGCTGTGGTGCATACTCCCGAAGGTAACATCAGCGCCTTTGCCAACGTTCTCCGGGAATATCAACTTAACGAAGCAACTATTGACATGATGCGACATCGCTCATCTCTTGAGAATGGGACGATGGACTTTCTATTTATTTCTCTGCTTCAGCATTTTAAAGAGTGTGGTTACGACAGCTTT
The Nostoc punctiforme PCC 73102 genome window above contains:
- a CDS encoding agenet domain-containing protein produces the protein MKNKVLFGAIFMATWVGTLIPGALAASPCSVGQKAEVLWKEKWYPATVLKVNNNDNCYITYEGYDSSWNEWVGAERFRASFEVGDAVRILWKRKWYKGQVLEVSNDLYKITYDGYDSSWDEWVEPSRVSR
- a CDS encoding lysylphosphatidylglycerol synthase domain-containing protein; amino-acid sequence: MLKKLQLNFSTLFGLSLLALSMWAIANELHEYNYRDILNSLAAIPKSRLSWAIWLTALGYLVMIGYDILGFSYINRSLNWNKIALTSFISSAFSNTIGFALLTGSAIRYRFYASWGVSAVAIAQVIAFANFTFWLGMFAVAGCLFLINPLKIPTQLHLPFATVHPIGVIFLLLVAGYLLGSIFIKQPLIIRGQEFRFPDFKISLIQIAISGLDWILAAAILYAVLPSNISLSYLDFLGIYLLAMFAGVVSNVPGGLGVFETIILLILSSQISAAAILGSMLAYRGVYYFLPLLVASGLLGIYEIRFRTRNFKNINKL
- a CDS encoding alpha/beta hydrolase, which produces MNYKQPKILLLVSVLTLVSCNLSQNVVAKPPLQQDLKTTLSVLPTKSNTGDSATHLTYKIETYDSQLMGANRTYGVSLPPGYEQNPKQRYPVIFLLHGGHGNPSDWFIQGKGQALKTVEQLYATGKLPPSIIITPDGNDKRGSSPYRDPEYIDGPNGKVSTAVGDELVKVVQSRYRTVTNPDFWAIGGLSSGAWGAMNVGLHNVNHFSILFSHSGYFKDKSGPTNSPIIYIKSIPTPTTKRLRIYLDSGKADIEEIDEAKNFSQVLNNLKIYNLFRQFPGSHTWQYWREHLADSLTFVGEQFKSAEMASMARNVGVNNKNP
- a CDS encoding phosphatidylglycerol lysyltransferase domain-containing protein, translating into MTNNLKTQIGLWSAAFLTGLVGVVNLLSAVTPNLYGRNHWLKEFLPFEIRATGHIFAALTGFVLLALATNLLRRKRIAWLLTIALLVISIFSHLLKGLDYEESLLSGVLLVQLILMRHFFTAQSDRPSIARGVRVLIGALLFTLAYGTIGFYLLDGKFSENFNWGEAVLQTLAMFFTEDNWGLQPKSRFGEFFANSIYIIAAVTITYAIVMLLQPVFWRNLATPKERQRAKEIVEQYGHSSLAAIALLNDKSYYFSPTGNSVIAYVPKGRGAIALGDPIGPIEDRQETIVAFWQFCQRNDWYPGFYQTLPDDVELYKSLGFKVLKIGEEAIVDLKSFTLQGKAGKNFRPSINRLTKLGYQIEFYQPPIADTLLHLLKPVSDEWLKMVQGSEKQFSLGWFDEAYLRECEIAVVHTPEGNISAFANVLREYQLNEATIDMMRHRSSLENGTMDFLFISLLQHFKECGYDSFNFGLSALAGVGDNPESRRLERVLHYLYEHLNRFYNFKGLHAYKDKFRPSWEPRYLVYPSLAALPDVVVALIRADSGDRLFDYFKPGA
- a CDS encoding tetratricopeptide repeat protein — encoded protein: MVEFVGREEELQNLHQLMQDNKPVAIAAISGMGGVGKTELALQYAIQHRNTYNGGLCWLLAKTGDVGIQVVQFARTQLDLKPPEDFDLLAQVQYCWRHWREGEVLLVLDDVSNYEQVKPYLPSSSSRFKVLMTTRQKLGRIAKLSLDVLQPEAALELLKSLLKETPERIERELALANQLCKWLGYLPLGVELVGRYLARKQDLSLTEMLRRLKNKGIDERSLSKSKSETDMTAQRGVLAAFELSWQELEDSDKQLGCLLSLFATAPIPWKLVEQCLPEEDTEDLEEIRDECFLNLHLVQRKGEGIYQLHPLLREFFQYKLTSLDKGEELKLSFCRVMVAVAQDIPESSTLEQITAVSPTIPHIAEVANHLIQYVSDDDLVGPFIGNARFYNGQGLYSQALPWYEQCLEVTKKRLGEEHPDVATSLNNLAYLYYSQGRYSEAEPLCIQALALRRKLLGEEHPDVATSLNNLAALYRSQGRYSEAEPLYIQALALRCKLLGEEHPDVALSLNNLAGLYYSQGRYSEAEPIYIQALALRRKLLGEEHPDVATSLNNLAYLYDSQGRYSEAEPIYIQALALRRKLLGEEHPDVATSLNNLAYLYDSQGRYSEAEPIYIQALALRRKLLGEEHPDVATSLNNLAYLYDSQGRYSEAEPIYIQALALWRKLLGEEHPDVALSLNNLAALYGSQGRYSEAEPLYIQALALWRKLLGEEHPDVATSLNNLAALYRSQGRYSEAEPLYIQALALRCKLLGEEHPDAAQSLNNLAYLYYSQGRYSEAEPLYMQALDILEPRLGADHPNTVSVRRNLASLRDRLPPNQE
- a CDS encoding alpha/beta hydrolase, whose translation is MKISKLLISLLGAIALLTTAGYYYVFILGAPQLDPPQRVAKTGLKFQLATFNSQAMGAVRKYGVILPPDYDKNQQKRYPVIFLLHGGHDDARAYADKYAVLDVLHELYQNGKLPPSIVITPDGNDNRGSSPFYDPDYFDGPNGKIGTLIGSELVQVIKSRYRTLEEPQFWALGGLSSGGWGAFNIGLRYLNNFHILFSHSGYFTDNSGSQNSPQQIVQQLPLQDRKRLHIYLDAGLNDTNLLASTKAFNETLNKLGIAHVFYAFPGGHGLSGADIGWNYFHKHIKDSLSYVGEQFKKLGVKS